In Calothrix sp. PCC 7507, one DNA window encodes the following:
- a CDS encoding MBL fold metallo-hydrolase has translation MCPLPEVPSPTAKPPRAVLNNIFAFPPNRDTLGGTSYFIVGNEGNILIDCPALYQTNLDFLRSHGGVRWLFLTHRGAIGKTPEIQQTLSCEVLIQEQEAYLLPGLNVTTFGQAIALNSTVQLIWTPGHSPGSSCLYHSDFGGVLFSGRHLIPNQQGEPVPLRTAKTFHWSRQIKSLRSLLTNFTPETLHYICPGANTGFLRGKRLIDQAYQRLASLDLHTLIQTQSLL, from the coding sequence ATGTGCCCCTTACCTGAAGTGCCAAGTCCTACAGCTAAACCACCACGGGCTGTACTCAACAATATTTTTGCCTTTCCACCAAATCGGGACACATTAGGAGGAACATCTTACTTTATTGTAGGAAACGAAGGCAATATCCTCATAGATTGCCCTGCTCTATACCAAACGAATCTGGATTTTTTGCGATCGCATGGTGGCGTGCGTTGGTTATTTCTTACTCATCGCGGTGCTATTGGCAAAACCCCAGAAATCCAACAAACCCTAAGCTGCGAGGTTCTGATTCAAGAGCAAGAAGCTTATTTATTACCCGGATTAAATGTAACTACTTTCGGTCAAGCGATCGCGCTTAACTCAACAGTACAACTGATTTGGACACCAGGTCATTCTCCCGGATCATCTTGTCTGTACCATAGTGACTTCGGGGGAGTGCTATTTTCTGGCCGCCACTTAATTCCTAATCAGCAAGGTGAACCGGTACCATTACGCACAGCCAAAACTTTTCACTGGTCACGACAAATTAAAAGTCTTCGATCCCTCTTAACTAATTTTACACCAGAAACGCTCCATTACATTTGTCCTGGTGCTAACACGGGTTTCCTCCGAGGCAAACGTTTGATAGATCAAGCCTACCAACGTCTCGCCTCCCTAGATTTACATACTTTGATACAGACGCAGTCTCTTTTGTGA
- a CDS encoding site-2 protease family protein — protein MTFWFLLVLGLVTYLMVQRIVAHNTRTPVWLLWLVLMTPALVWTVWVAIYGEKQPPSRPLILLMLWLIVICPPLFWLLFRLGRYSSKEFQTELPAPESPSANHPTAEPVPVHPIEPTEETQLRNCFPWSVYYIQNIEYRPQAVICRGQLRTTANNAYQQIKANIEAQFGDRFLLIFQEGNNNKPFFVLVPNTQAAKQANTSNPEQLTRPGLALLLLVATLITTTLVGAQNAVATLPPIWKLPSLAQTILSNPAVLLPGLPYALGLMTILGIHELGHYLTARFYKIRSTLPYFIPMPFFLGTFGAFIQMRSPIPNRKALFDVSIMGPIAGFIATLPVIIWGLAHSDIVPLNEKTGLLNPEALNPKYSILLALLSKLALGGALTPKSAIDLHPVAVAGFLGLIVTALNLMPVGQLDGGHIVHAMFGQRTAMVIGQIARLLLLLLSLIQAEFFLWAMILLFIPLIDEPALNDVTELDNKRDVLGLLMMALLLIIVLPLPQAIANWLQI, from the coding sequence ATGACATTTTGGTTTCTCCTGGTACTGGGATTAGTTACTTATTTAATGGTGCAGCGCATTGTCGCTCATAACACCCGCACACCAGTCTGGCTGTTGTGGCTGGTTTTAATGACACCAGCACTGGTATGGACGGTGTGGGTAGCAATATATGGAGAGAAACAACCTCCGTCACGACCATTGATACTATTAATGTTATGGTTGATAGTCATCTGTCCCCCGTTATTCTGGTTGTTGTTTCGGTTGGGTCGTTACTCATCAAAGGAGTTTCAGACTGAACTACCAGCCCCAGAATCACCATCAGCCAACCATCCTACCGCAGAACCAGTACCAGTGCATCCCATTGAGCCAACGGAAGAAACCCAACTGCGAAATTGTTTTCCTTGGTCTGTATACTACATCCAAAACATTGAGTATAGACCCCAAGCTGTGATTTGTAGGGGTCAGCTGAGGACTACGGCAAATAATGCGTACCAACAAATTAAGGCAAATATCGAAGCCCAATTTGGCGATCGCTTCTTGCTAATCTTTCAAGAAGGTAACAATAATAAGCCTTTTTTTGTGCTTGTTCCCAATACTCAAGCAGCTAAACAAGCAAATACAAGCAATCCAGAACAGCTAACTCGTCCAGGATTAGCCCTGCTATTGTTAGTAGCTACTTTGATCACTACTACCTTGGTGGGAGCGCAAAATGCTGTTGCTACTCTCCCGCCTATATGGAAACTTCCCTCTTTAGCACAAACTATTTTATCTAATCCCGCTGTCTTGCTGCCAGGATTGCCCTATGCATTAGGGCTAATGACGATTTTGGGTATTCATGAACTAGGTCACTATTTAACAGCTAGGTTCTACAAAATTCGCTCAACCTTGCCTTACTTTATCCCTATGCCTTTTTTCTTGGGAACCTTTGGTGCATTTATTCAAATGCGTAGTCCTATTCCCAATCGCAAAGCTTTATTTGATGTGAGTATCATGGGTCCAATTGCAGGCTTTATCGCTACCTTGCCTGTAATAATTTGGGGCTTGGCTCATTCTGATATAGTTCCCCTAAACGAGAAAACAGGCTTGTTGAATCCCGAAGCGCTGAATCCAAAATATTCAATTTTATTAGCGCTGCTCTCAAAACTAGCACTAGGAGGCGCATTAACGCCAAAATCTGCTATTGACCTACATCCTGTCGCTGTAGCAGGGTTTCTGGGACTAATTGTGACAGCATTAAATTTAATGCCAGTAGGACAACTTGATGGGGGTCACATTGTCCATGCAATGTTTGGGCAACGAACTGCTATGGTGATTGGGCAAATTGCGCGCTTGTTGCTGTTATTGCTTTCCCTAATCCAGGCAGAATTTTTCTTGTGGGCAATGATCTTATTATTCATCCCGTTGATTGATGAACCGGCGCTGAATGATGTCACGGAATTGGATAACAAACGTGACGTTCTAGGATTGTTGATGATGGCTTTGTTGCTGATAATTGTACTGCCACTACCGCAGGCGATCGCCAACTGGTTGCAGATTTAA
- a CDS encoding phycobiliprotein lyase yields the protein MNIEEFFQLSAGKWFSHRTSHHLAFKQSEDGKSELIIETLPADHPEVIKLCQQYEVVPSNTCSGARVTWNGTMEWDEEKHSGSTVLVSVPDADNPDEGKLLREMGYAEKAPVAGRYKIDQDGALTLTTEYETMWSEERLWFASPNLRMRVSVLKRFGGFSMASFTSEIRLGGSPADAKPSEATNSVSS from the coding sequence ATGAATATTGAAGAATTTTTTCAATTGAGTGCTGGTAAATGGTTTTCTCATCGTACTAGTCACCATTTAGCTTTTAAGCAATCTGAAGATGGCAAATCAGAACTCATTATTGAGACACTGCCAGCAGACCATCCAGAAGTAATCAAACTTTGTCAACAGTATGAAGTTGTGCCTAGCAATACATGTTCTGGGGCCAGAGTTACCTGGAACGGCACAATGGAATGGGATGAAGAAAAACACAGTGGCTCTACTGTGTTAGTTTCCGTACCTGATGCAGATAATCCCGATGAAGGTAAGTTACTACGGGAAATGGGTTATGCCGAAAAAGCCCCAGTTGCCGGACGCTATAAAATTGATCAAGATGGCGCTTTGACCCTCACTACAGAGTATGAAACTATGTGGTCTGAGGAGCGTCTATGGTTTGCTAGTCCTAATTTGCGAATGCGGGTTAGTGTCCTCAAACGCTTCGGCGGCTTTAGCATGGCTTCCTTCACTTCTGAGATTCGCTTGGGTGGTAGTCCAGCAGATGCAAAACCGTCTGAGGCCACTAATTCCGTATCAAGTTAG
- a CDS encoding HEAT repeat domain-containing protein, with protein sequence MTTLSLEEISVQLESPNLRDRMVALANLRDVAPEDAVPLIKKVLDDESLQLRSMAIFALGIKPTPECYSILVKILENDPDYGIRADAAGALGYLGDARAFEVLSRAFYEDTDWLVRFSVAVALGNIKDPRARAILIQALDSNEPILHQAAIAALGEIQDIESVDSILRFAQSDDWLVRQRLAEALGNLPTRKSVSALKYLEKDNHPNVAQSATISLQRLQEIDNPNED encoded by the coding sequence ATGACGACTCTAAGTTTAGAGGAAATCTCTGTTCAGCTAGAAAGTCCTAACTTACGCGATCGCATGGTAGCCTTGGCTAATCTGCGTGATGTTGCGCCTGAAGATGCAGTCCCTTTGATTAAAAAGGTTTTGGATGACGAATCTCTCCAGCTGCGATCAATGGCTATATTTGCTTTGGGAATTAAACCCACACCAGAATGTTATTCAATTTTGGTAAAAATTCTGGAAAATGACCCAGATTATGGTATACGTGCTGATGCTGCCGGTGCTTTGGGATATTTGGGTGATGCTAGAGCCTTTGAGGTGCTGTCACGAGCGTTTTATGAAGATACCGATTGGTTAGTCCGCTTTAGTGTGGCAGTAGCTTTGGGTAATATTAAAGACCCTCGGGCCCGTGCCATTCTGATTCAAGCACTGGATAGCAACGAACCCATACTACACCAAGCAGCGATCGCTGCCTTGGGAGAAATTCAAGATATTGAGTCTGTAGATAGTATCCTCCGCTTTGCCCAATCAGATGATTGGTTAGTACGGCAGCGTCTGGCAGAAGCATTAGGCAATCTCCCCACTCGCAAAAGTGTCTCGGCTTTAAAATATCTAGAAAAAGACAATCATCCTAATGTCGCCCAATCAGCGACGATTTCTCTGCAAAGGCTCCAAGAAATCGATAATCCAAATGAAGATTAA
- a CDS encoding tellurite resistance TerB family protein, with product MPKRQFRSSSSRNSVALEPEVAIAVIGIFSAAGDGEITRAEEYALSEMLGGISQFEDFSEDDYQELTDKVCSLLEEEDADEVLSQAIASLPDKEYREAAYVTAILVVGIDGEVPESEQDYISELQEALKISDKRAQTLIDEVFGEDEDEDEDEGEDEE from the coding sequence ATGCCTAAACGTCAGTTTCGCAGCAGCAGCAGCAGAAATTCAGTAGCACTAGAGCCAGAAGTAGCGATCGCAGTCATTGGCATCTTTTCCGCAGCTGGTGACGGAGAGATCACTAGAGCAGAAGAATACGCTTTGAGTGAGATGCTAGGAGGGATTTCCCAGTTTGAAGATTTCTCCGAGGATGACTACCAAGAATTGACAGATAAAGTCTGTAGCTTGTTAGAGGAAGAGGATGCTGATGAGGTTTTGAGTCAAGCGATCGCATCCTTACCAGATAAAGAATATCGAGAAGCTGCATACGTCACTGCTATCTTGGTCGTAGGCATTGACGGTGAAGTACCTGAAAGTGAACAGGATTATATTTCTGAACTTCAAGAAGCCTTAAAGATTTCCGACAAGCGCGCACAAACACTCATAGACGAAGTCTTTGGAGAAGACGAAGACGAGGATGAGGACGAAGGCGAGGACGAAGAGTAA
- the dacB gene encoding D-alanyl-D-alanine carboxypeptidase/D-alanyl-D-alanine-endopeptidase — MTKKISIALMLLFLGIHIGVTQQVSSAQTPTPVAPKTTKSICPTQLRASVDAVINRPLLSRARWGILVETLTSRQSLYSRDAQKYFTPASNAKLLTTAAALQHLGANFRIRTSIYQDAQGILRVVGRGDPSLSDTQLRTLAKQLQQKGITQIKQLIADDSYIQGEIVNPTWEWEDVQSDYGAPISSFILNENAFSLKLSPQAVGKPLQISWTDINEAKQWRIVNQSITIEKNQPSYIGVSRDLSGTVLQIKGNLAANTEPYLVTLPVVDPNYYFLRRFRTILATEKIILGQTFVGTGNNNQQEIAFVESPLLSKLLAETNANSNNLYAEALLRALAVNQPKVKNKNTDDIGLEVLKASLTKLGVDPANYVLVDGSGLSRRNLVAPEALVQTLRGIAKTPVASVYRASLPVAGKNGTLKDRFQGTSAEGIVQAKTGTLTGAVSLSGYVNGLNYEPLVFSIMVNQNEQPASVVRQAIDEIVVLLTQLQRC, encoded by the coding sequence ATGACCAAAAAAATTAGTATTGCTTTGATGCTATTGTTCCTCGGCATCCATATTGGTGTTACCCAACAAGTATCTTCAGCACAAACACCAACACCAGTTGCACCAAAAACTACAAAGTCAATTTGCCCCACTCAACTTAGAGCATCTGTAGATGCTGTCATTAATCGTCCCCTCCTCAGTCGGGCGCGTTGGGGAATTTTAGTAGAAACCCTCACAAGTAGGCAAAGTCTTTATAGTCGGGATGCTCAAAAATACTTTACTCCCGCTTCTAATGCCAAGCTGCTGACAACAGCCGCCGCCTTACAACATCTGGGGGCAAATTTTCGCATTCGCACATCTATTTATCAAGATGCTCAAGGTATTTTGCGTGTTGTTGGTAGGGGAGATCCTAGCTTAAGTGATACTCAGTTGCGAACATTAGCAAAGCAGTTGCAACAGAAAGGCATTACCCAAATTAAACAGCTAATTGCCGATGATAGTTATATTCAAGGGGAGATTGTTAACCCTACTTGGGAATGGGAAGATGTACAGTCAGACTATGGCGCACCAATTAGCAGCTTTATTCTGAATGAAAATGCTTTTAGTTTAAAGCTGTCACCGCAAGCTGTCGGCAAACCTCTACAAATTTCCTGGACTGATATCAACGAAGCAAAACAGTGGCGGATAGTTAATCAATCAATAACAATTGAGAAAAACCAACCAAGCTACATCGGTGTTAGCCGCGACTTATCAGGAACAGTATTGCAAATTAAAGGAAACTTAGCGGCGAATACTGAACCGTATTTAGTAACTTTACCTGTAGTTGATCCTAATTATTACTTTTTGCGCCGCTTCCGTACCATTTTGGCAACCGAAAAAATTATTTTAGGACAAACCTTTGTCGGAACTGGTAATAATAATCAACAGGAAATAGCATTTGTAGAATCACCTCTGTTATCTAAATTATTAGCAGAGACAAATGCCAATAGCAATAATCTTTATGCTGAGGCCTTATTGAGAGCATTAGCTGTTAATCAACCCAAAGTAAAAAACAAGAATACAGATGATATTGGGTTAGAAGTTCTCAAAGCAAGTTTAACTAAATTGGGAGTCGATCCGGCAAATTATGTTTTGGTAGATGGTTCGGGATTATCACGCCGTAATTTGGTAGCTCCAGAAGCTTTAGTACAAACTTTGCGAGGCATAGCGAAAACACCAGTTGCATCGGTGTATCGTGCATCTTTACCCGTTGCTGGTAAAAATGGTACCCTCAAAGACCGTTTTCAAGGTACTTCTGCTGAGGGTATTGTGCAAGCTAAAACAGGCACTTTAACAGGTGCTGTTTCCCTCTCTGGATATGTAAATGGACTGAATTATGAGCCTTTAGTTTTCAGTATTATGGTGAATCAAAACGAACAGCCTGCATCAGTTGTGCGACAAGCAATTGATGAAATTGTTGTGTTATTAACGCAGTTGCAGCGTTGTTAA
- a CDS encoding exopolysaccharide biosynthesis protein → MHLRFSQDIKSLLQRLAEQPLTLGDILAETSERGFSLVIALLVLPFLFPMPPGFTGPFGGACLLLSLQMVLGRRSPWLPKKIANYKFPRRFANILLQNLRRVTRIVEKIARPRLAKIAENSWTWRLNGLCISWLTLLLISPIPLTNPIPTVGILLLAVATIESDGLLMCISYVITVLITFLFGFIGYALWLAPSLLPSIFK, encoded by the coding sequence ATGCATTTAAGATTTTCTCAAGATATTAAGTCATTATTGCAACGCCTAGCTGAACAGCCATTAACTCTAGGAGATATTCTGGCAGAAACCTCTGAACGGGGTTTTAGCTTGGTTATAGCATTATTAGTTTTACCATTTTTGTTTCCCATGCCACCTGGATTTACTGGGCCTTTTGGTGGTGCTTGTTTACTATTATCATTGCAGATGGTTTTGGGAAGGCGATCGCCTTGGCTACCAAAAAAAATTGCCAATTACAAATTTCCTCGTCGTTTTGCCAACATCCTTTTACAAAATCTCCGCCGAGTCACCAGAATTGTCGAAAAAATCGCCCGTCCCCGCTTGGCAAAAATCGCAGAAAATTCTTGGACTTGGCGATTAAATGGTCTTTGTATCTCTTGGTTAACACTATTACTGATTTCACCAATTCCGCTAACTAATCCCATCCCCACCGTAGGTATTTTACTATTAGCCGTAGCTACGATCGAATCTGATGGTTTATTGATGTGTATTAGTTACGTCATCACTGTATTGATTACATTCCTATTTGGGTTTATTGGTTATGCACTGTGGTTAGCTCCTAGTTTGTTACCATCTATATTTAAATAA
- a CDS encoding lipid kinase, with the protein MCARALLLINRHARQGQKRLLEAMHYLEKLDLDLIEESVNNPDHLAETILNYQHQVDLVIIGGGDGTLNAAVDALVDTQLPLGILPLGTANDLARTLGIPNSLPEACKIIAQGEQRRIDLGWVNGKHFFNVASMGLSVKITQRLTKEVKRRWGIFAYIATALQVILEARPFGVEIRFNGESVRAHTVQIAVGNGRYYGGGMAVAPDATIDDQRLDLYSLEIEHWWQIIPLLPGMQHGRHIHSQRVRNLHGKEFEVYTRKPRPINTDGEITTYTPAKFRVVPKAVAVLVPPSANS; encoded by the coding sequence ATGTGTGCCCGCGCACTGCTGTTAATAAATCGCCACGCTCGACAAGGACAAAAGCGTCTCTTGGAAGCGATGCATTATTTAGAGAAACTTGATTTGGATTTAATCGAGGAATCTGTCAACAATCCCGATCACCTTGCTGAAACTATCTTGAATTACCAACATCAAGTTGATTTGGTGATCATTGGTGGTGGAGATGGTACCCTCAATGCCGCAGTAGATGCTTTAGTAGATACCCAGCTGCCTTTAGGGATATTACCTTTAGGAACCGCCAACGATTTAGCAAGAACGTTAGGAATTCCCAACTCCCTACCCGAAGCCTGCAAAATTATTGCCCAAGGCGAACAGCGACGCATTGATTTAGGATGGGTGAACGGCAAGCACTTTTTCAACGTTGCCAGTATGGGACTGAGTGTGAAAATTACCCAGCGACTCACCAAAGAAGTCAAGCGTCGTTGGGGAATATTTGCGTATATCGCCACCGCATTGCAAGTGATTTTGGAAGCTAGACCTTTTGGTGTAGAAATTCGGTTCAATGGCGAATCGGTTCGCGCACATACGGTACAAATTGCCGTAGGCAATGGTCGGTATTATGGCGGTGGCATGGCAGTGGCTCCTGATGCCACAATAGATGACCAGAGGCTGGATCTCTACAGTTTGGAAATCGAGCATTGGTGGCAAATTATACCTTTGCTACCAGGGATGCAACATGGGCGACATATACATTCACAGAGAGTTCGCAACCTTCATGGGAAAGAATTTGAGGTGTATACCCGTAAACCTCGTCCTATCAATACTGATGGTGAAATCACAACCTATACCCCCGCCAAGTTCCGTGTTGTTCCTAAAGCTGTAGCTGTTTTAGTACCGCCATCTGCAAATTCCTAA
- a CDS encoding SPFH domain-containing protein → MEPLLFLISLALGGSALATSVRVINQGDEALVERLGSYNKKLEPGLNFITPVVDKVVYKQTIREKVLDIPPQQCITRDNVSITVDAVVYWRIVDLEKAYYKVENLQSAMVNLVLTQIRSEMGQLELDQTFTARSQINELLLRDLDIATDPWGVKVTRVELRDLIPSKAVQESMELQMSAERRKRASILTSEGDRESAVNSARGKADAQILDAEARQKSIVLQAEAEQKATVLRAQAERQQQVLRAQAIAESAEIIAQKIKTNADAHKAIEVLFALGYLDMGAAIGKSDSSKVMFMDPRTIPATLEGIKSIIGDTQQLPGLNNNRV, encoded by the coding sequence ATGGAACCACTACTGTTTTTAATATCTTTGGCTTTGGGCGGTTCGGCTTTGGCTACTTCGGTGCGAGTAATTAATCAAGGCGATGAGGCTTTGGTGGAAAGATTGGGTAGCTATAATAAGAAACTGGAACCAGGACTGAACTTTATTACTCCTGTCGTCGATAAGGTTGTTTATAAACAAACTATCCGGGAAAAAGTTTTAGATATTCCCCCACAACAATGTATTACTCGTGATAACGTTTCGATTACTGTGGATGCGGTGGTTTATTGGCGGATTGTTGATTTGGAGAAGGCTTATTATAAGGTGGAAAATCTCCAGTCGGCGATGGTGAATTTGGTGTTGACTCAAATTCGCTCGGAAATGGGACAGTTGGAGTTAGATCAGACGTTTACCGCTCGTTCTCAAATTAATGAACTGCTGTTGCGGGATTTGGATATTGCTACTGATCCTTGGGGTGTAAAAGTGACGCGGGTGGAACTGCGAGATTTGATTCCCTCAAAGGCGGTGCAGGAATCGATGGAGTTACAAATGTCCGCAGAACGACGCAAGCGGGCATCAATTTTGACTTCTGAAGGCGATCGCGAGTCGGCTGTGAATAGTGCTAGAGGTAAGGCTGATGCTCAAATTTTAGACGCAGAAGCCCGTCAAAAATCAATAGTTTTGCAGGCTGAGGCTGAACAAAAAGCAACCGTTCTCCGCGCCCAGGCTGAACGTCAGCAACAGGTTTTGAGGGCGCAAGCGATCGCCGAATCAGCAGAAATCATTGCTCAAAAAATTAAAACAAACGCCGACGCTCACAAAGCGATCGAAGTTCTGTTTGCTTTAGGTTACTTAGATATGGGTGCGGCAATTGGTAAGAGTGATAGCAGCAAGGTGATGTTTATGGACCCGCGCACTATTCCGGCTACTTTAGAAGGAATAAAATCCATTATCGGTGATACTCAGCAGCTACCAGGGTTGAATAATAATCGCGTTTAG
- a CDS encoding NfeD family protein — protein MPSYTLIWLLAGSALCLTELFLPSAFVTFLMGMSAFVVALLSRVGLVSLWLQVVVWLLLSTLLVAGSRRFVQRRRRSSKIQDATIAETLTEILPGRTGRVLYEGNSWQARCDDENLSVAPDQRVYVVRREGTTLIVMPENLLNS, from the coding sequence ATGCCAAGTTATACCTTAATCTGGCTCCTGGCGGGATCGGCTCTGTGTTTAACGGAACTGTTTTTACCATCAGCTTTTGTGACTTTCTTGATGGGAATGAGCGCTTTTGTGGTGGCGCTACTGTCACGGGTAGGTTTAGTAAGTCTATGGCTACAGGTTGTGGTTTGGCTATTGCTTTCCACTTTGCTAGTCGCGGGTTCCCGGCGATTTGTACAGCGACGACGACGTAGCTCAAAAATTCAAGATGCAACGATCGCTGAAACTTTAACAGAGATTCTACCAGGAAGAACAGGGCGGGTACTCTATGAGGGTAATTCTTGGCAGGCAAGATGTGATGATGAGAATCTGAGTGTCGCACCTGATCAAAGAGTTTATGTAGTTCGCAGAGAAGGCACTACTCTAATTGTGATGCCGGAAAACCTTTTAAATTCGTAG
- a CDS encoding protein phosphatase 2C domain-containing protein encodes MISTQQKIYCINPDCTQPINRLGNRVCANCQTPLVQRYLWATGSLAAKIPPETNIANRYEVITEKIWLDTQPGLVPDVPEELPDEVIPYLKLYQKQLHIPQPYGLTRLEGSTSDILLLENVPIDQTGRIYPILADAWMQASAVRQVYWLWQILQLWSPLSDLGVANSLLILDNLRVQGWCVRLLELHPTPETLQPNLQDLGQSWQSWVVSAKISVAPELQNIVEQMCSAEVDFEEISNQLNALLLSAAAELPLNLEVAGATDTGPELTQNEDTCYPTGSSGNLDDPLIPRLSIVCDGIGGHQGGEVASQLAVQSLKLQIRALLAEVAEQTELVPPNLLEEQLEASLRVVNNVISARNDEQKRQGRERMATTLVMALQVPQRVESNSEKQLENAHELYIANVGDSRAYWITRHYCQRLTVDDDVAMREVRFARSLYRQALKRPDATALTQALGTKDAEALRLSIKRFIVEEDGILLLCSDGLSDNNWVEQSWQDYAVPVLTGKLALEDAVRNWINLANQKNGHDNTSLVMTHCSVSREYLVSMTHLQLPVEILESEPEEFSLADSSQVLLDLDITAETATSGVKKSSRGKRLSLIGGLLILLLGGAGLGLFAWWRLYPQGFQQMCGQLPDKVQQLCPPVK; translated from the coding sequence ATGATATCTACTCAACAAAAAATTTATTGCATAAATCCAGACTGCACTCAGCCAATTAACCGGTTGGGGAATCGTGTCTGTGCAAATTGTCAAACCCCCTTAGTCCAACGTTATCTTTGGGCTACTGGCTCTTTAGCTGCTAAAATTCCACCAGAAACAAATATTGCCAATAGATATGAGGTAATTACGGAAAAAATCTGGCTAGATACACAACCAGGATTAGTGCCAGATGTTCCTGAAGAACTGCCAGATGAAGTTATTCCGTATCTCAAGCTATATCAAAAACAGTTACACATTCCTCAACCCTATGGCTTAACTCGCTTAGAGGGCAGCACAAGTGATATTTTATTGCTAGAAAACGTCCCCATAGATCAGACTGGACGTATTTACCCAATACTTGCGGATGCCTGGATGCAAGCATCTGCAGTACGTCAAGTTTACTGGCTCTGGCAAATTCTGCAACTGTGGTCTCCCTTATCAGACTTGGGAGTCGCCAACAGTCTACTCATCCTGGACAATCTGCGAGTCCAAGGTTGGTGTGTGCGTTTGTTGGAACTTCACCCCACACCAGAAACCCTACAGCCTAATTTGCAGGATTTGGGGCAGTCTTGGCAGTCTTGGGTAGTGTCTGCCAAAATATCCGTAGCTCCAGAGTTACAAAATATAGTCGAGCAGATGTGCAGTGCAGAGGTGGATTTTGAGGAAATTAGTAATCAACTTAATGCCCTATTGTTATCTGCTGCTGCAGAATTGCCATTAAACCTGGAGGTAGCAGGAGCTACAGATACAGGCCCAGAACTGACACAAAACGAAGATACATGCTATCCTACTGGCTCATCCGGTAATTTAGATGACCCATTAATACCCCGTTTGTCAATTGTTTGTGATGGAATTGGCGGACACCAAGGCGGCGAGGTTGCTAGTCAATTAGCTGTACAATCCTTAAAGTTACAAATCCGTGCCTTATTAGCAGAAGTAGCCGAACAAACTGAACTAGTACCACCAAACTTGTTGGAAGAACAGCTAGAGGCTAGCTTGCGAGTAGTGAATAATGTAATTTCTGCTCGTAATGATGAACAGAAACGCCAAGGTAGAGAACGCATGGCGACAACCCTCGTTATGGCATTGCAAGTACCGCAACGGGTGGAAAGCAACTCTGAAAAACAGTTAGAAAATGCTCATGAACTCTATATAGCCAATGTTGGTGACAGTCGTGCTTATTGGATTACGCGCCACTATTGCCAAAGACTTACAGTCGATGATGATGTAGCGATGCGCGAAGTCCGCTTTGCTCGGAGTTTGTATCGTCAAGCACTCAAAAGACCAGATGCAACAGCCCTAACTCAAGCATTAGGGACAAAAGATGCTGAAGCCCTGCGGCTTTCAATTAAGCGATTTATTGTAGAAGAAGATGGCATATTGCTACTGTGTTCTGATGGTTTAAGTGACAATAACTGGGTAGAGCAATCCTGGCAAGATTACGCAGTACCAGTGTTAACAGGTAAACTGGCTCTAGAGGATGCTGTGCGTAACTGGATTAACCTGGCGAATCAAAAAAACGGGCACGATAATACATCGCTAGTGATGACTCATTGCAGCGTTTCTAGAGAATATTTAGTATCAATGACTCACTTGCAATTACCAGTGGAGATTCTCGAGTCAGAACCAGAAGAATTTTCTTTGGCAGATAGTTCACAAGTCCTACTGGATTTGGATATCACAGCAGAAACAGCCACCAGCGGAGTCAAAAAATCCAGTCGCGGTAAGCGATTATCCCTAATTGGGGGATTATTGATCTTGCTTTTGGGTGGTGCAGGTTTAGGATTATTCGCTTGGTGGCGACTTTATCCACAAGGATTCCAGCAGATGTGTGGGCAACTTCCTGACAAAGTACAACAGTTGTGCCCACCAGTTAAGTAG
- a CDS encoding ferredoxin-thioredoxin reductase variable chain: MAVEILVDKEKLGVNGVMKVGDRVRIINSVIVYHHPEHRSQPFDLKGSEGEVETFATQWQGRPVSANLPIVVKFSKKFKAHLRENELEII, from the coding sequence ATGGCTGTGGAGATACTTGTAGACAAAGAAAAGCTAGGTGTAAATGGTGTTATGAAAGTTGGCGATCGCGTCCGTATTATAAATTCGGTGATAGTCTACCATCATCCTGAGCATCGCAGTCAGCCTTTTGACCTTAAAGGCTCTGAAGGCGAAGTTGAAACTTTTGCAACTCAATGGCAAGGTAGACCTGTGAGTGCTAATTTGCCGATTGTAGTCAAGTTTAGTAAAAAATTTAAAGCCCATTTACGTGAAAACGAGTTAGAAATCATTTAA